In Streptomyces sp. P9-A4, the genomic window TCTCGGCAGGACTGCTCGTCCTCTCCGGCGGCGACACCAACACCCTCGTCCCGCTCTTCGCGATCGGCGTCTTCGTCGGCTTCACTCTCGCCCAGACCGGCATGGTCCTCCACTGGCGGGCCACCCGGCAGTGGGGCAAGGCCGTCCTCAACGGCCTCGGCGCGCTGCTCACCGGCGTCTCCGCGGTCGTCGTCACCGCGACCAAGTTCCACGACGGGGCCTGGCTGATCGTCGTCGCCCTGCCGCTTCTCGTCGTCCTCTTCGAGACCGTGCACCGGGCGTACGGGAGGATCGGAGAGCGCCTCGGCGTCGGCAGGATTCCGGAGCCCCCGCACCGCGAGCACTCCCTCGTCCTCGTTCCCGTCTCCTCCCTGACCCGGGTCACCAGCGAGGCCCTGACCGCCGCCGTCTCCCTCGGCGACGAGGTCCGCGCGGTCACCGTCTGCCACCACGACCCGGAGGACCGCGACCGGACCGAGGCCCTGGAACGCGACTGGGCCCTGTGGAACCCGGGCGTCCCCCTCGTCCGGCTCACCTCCGAGCGCCGCTCCCTCGGCCGGCCGATCAGCGCGTACGTACGGGAGCTGGCCGCCGCCCGTCCGGATCTCCGGGTCACGGTCCTCGTCCCGGAGGCCGAACCGGAGCGCCTGTGGCAGCGTGCGCTGCAGAACCAGCGGGGCGCGGTGGTCGCCCATGCGGTCCGGCGCGACACGAACGCGGTGGTGTGCAGGCTTCGCTTTCGGTGCTGATGGTCGGGGTGGTGGGGTCCGCTGGTGCTGGTGCTGGTGCTGGTGCTGGTGCTGGTGCTGGTGCTGGTGCTGGTGCTGGTACGGGTACGGCTGCTGCTGACTGGCCGGGCTCGTCGGATCCCTCTTCCCGGTGGGGCTCATCAGGGATTCGTCAAAGAGGCCTCCGTCCGGTGCCTCCCGTGTCGTACCGGACGGAGGCTGGAGTCAAGGAGGGTTGCCGCCCGGTCCTGTGAGGTGGGTCATGAGGTTCTCCGTCCGCGACACGGTTGCGATCGTCGCCGGTGCCCTCGTCCCGTTCGCGACGGCCGCGGCCCTGTTGCCCCTGCGCGCGAGCGTCACGCACACGAACCTCGCGCTGCTGCTCGTGGTCGTCGTCGTGGCCGTGTCGGCGCTCGGCAACCGGCTTGCCGGAGCCCTCGCCGCCGTCTCGGCGGCCGTGTGGTTCGACTTCTTCCACACCGAGCCCTACCAGAGCTTCCACATCCAGGACCGGGCCGATGCCGAGACCGCCGTCCTGCTCCTGGTCGTCGGCCTGATCGTGTCCCAGCTGGCCGCTCGCGGCCGGACCCTGAAGCGGGTCGCGGTCATGGACGCCTCCCACCTGGAGCGCCTGCACGGCACGACCCGCGTGGCCCGGGCCAGTACGTCCTCCGACGACGTGGTCCAGCAGGTCCGGCAGGAGCTGACCGAGGCGCTGGAACTGCGGGCGTGTCGTTTCGAGTACGGCGTGCTCACCGGGCGTCCGCCGCGGCTGGAGGCGGACGGGAGCGTGACGGTGCCCGGCTGGATCTGGGACCTGGAGCGGCAGGGCTGGCCGGACGGCGAGATCGAGCTGCGCGCCGTCGTCCACGGGCGGTATCAGGGCCGCTTCATGCTGACGCCCGCGGCGGGCGCCGTACCGCCGCCGCTGGAGTCGCGCCTCGTCGCCGTCGATCTGGCGGCGCAGGCCGCCGCCGCGCTGGACGACGACGTGGTCAGCGCAGACCGGAGACCGTGAACACCGAGCGGGCCGTGTCCCCTTCGATCCGACGGGCGAGCCGGTCGAGGTCGTCGGACCCGGTCGGCAGGGTGCTGTTGGCGGCGGAGAACCGCGCGTCGGCTTCCAGAAGGAGCCAGAGGGACGGGTTCGCGAGGAGGACCCGGAGTTCGACCCGGGCCCGGCCGCCGGCCATGTCGACCAGGTCGACGCACTGTTCGATCCCGGTGGGCCAGCGGAGGGCGGCGAGCCGGTCGGTACGTACGGTCCGCCGGGCCCACAAGGTCCGGACGGTGATCAGGCCCGGTGCGGCGGAGACCCTGGCGGGCAGCAGGACCACGAAGAGCGTGACGGACAGGGCGATCCAGCGCAGTGTGCTCGGCAGCGTCAGGCCGTCGCCCCCGGCGTCCACGGTCAGCGACAGGACGAGCAGCAGCCCGGCGCAACCGGCGGCGGTCCGCGCCTCGCCGGCCCACCGGGCGTCGTGGACGGCGCGGTGCGCGGGGTCGGACGGCGGGACGGAGCGCGGCTCCGAGGCTCGTGGGTCCATGGCACGGACGCTAGAACCGCGGGCGGCCGGTGCCGGTCCGCCTTGACGGGGTCCCTATGCGGCCTCGGCCAACTTTGACGCCTGGCTGACGGGTCCGGCCACATGATGGACGTACTCGTGGGCAAGCCGGAAGCCCGCCGTCCAGGCGAGGAGCCGGCTGGGGCGGTCGTCGCGGGAACAGGTCCAGCTGGCGCGGTGTCCGCGTGTCGCGATGTCCGAGGTCAGTCCGGTGAGGCAGGCCAGGGCGAGGTGGTCGCGGCGCTCGTCGGGGGCGGTGACGCAGGCGACGTCCTCGTAGCGGTTGCCGAGGAAGCGGGTGCAGGCCACGGCGAGCACACGGTTCCGGCGGAAGGCGGCCCAGGCCAGTCCGGACGCCGAGAGGGCGGCGGGGCCGCCCCAGGTGTCGTGGATCCGGGCCGTGGACGGGTCGAGCGCGGCGAGCGCGGGGGCGTCCGCGAGGGAGAGACGGCGCACGGTCACCCCACGGGGTACGCGGGGAGTGACCGCGGCGGCGCTGTGGACGTAGAGCATCCGCTCCCACGGGTGGAGGTGGTCGAAGGCCGCGCCGAGCACGGGCACGAAGCGGCCCGGGGATTCGACGTGGTGCCCGGCGAGCGGGGCGAGCTGGTCCGGTGACACGGCGCTGGGGTCGCCGGCCAGGAGGGCGTGTCCGCCGCACGTCACGGCCACCACGCGCGGCTCCTTGACGCGGTCGGTCCACCACCGGCCGTGGCCGGTGGTGAGGACGTGCTCGGCGAGGGCCCCGGTGCCGGGCGCGCCGGAGAGGAACACGCGGGCGGGGGCGGGGGGTTGGTGGGACGCGTGGGGGATCACGGGGGCCTCCTGGCGCGGAAGGACGGCGGTGGATCGAGGCGGACGGGGGAGGTGGTTGGGGGGCATGGGACGGGCGGGGCCGGGCGGGGAAGACGGGCCGGGCGGGAAGGTGGGGACGGGCGGGAAGGTGGGGACGGGCGGGAAGGTGGGGACGGGCGGAGGGGGACGGGGCGGCCCGCCGTGGAGCGGGCCGCCCCGTGGGTCAGTGCTGGCCGGCCCTGCGGCCGTGGTTCGCCGCCTTCTTGCGGCGGGCCCTTTTCTTGCGTGCGCGCTT contains:
- a CDS encoding 50S ribosomal protein bL37; its protein translation is MSKRARKKRARRKKAANHGRRAGQH
- a CDS encoding GNAT family N-acetyltransferase, which translates into the protein MIPHASHQPPAPARVFLSGAPGTGALAEHVLTTGHGRWWTDRVKEPRVVAVTCGGHALLAGDPSAVSPDQLAPLAGHHVESPGRFVPVLGAAFDHLHPWERMLYVHSAAAVTPRVPRGVTVRRLSLADAPALAALDPSTARIHDTWGGPAALSASGLAWAAFRRNRVLAVACTRFLGNRYEDVACVTAPDERRDHLALACLTGLTSDIATRGHRASWTCSRDDRPSRLLAWTAGFRLAHEYVHHVAGPVSQASKLAEAA
- a CDS encoding DUF4118 domain-containing protein, which codes for MRFSVRDTVAIVAGALVPFATAAALLPLRASVTHTNLALLLVVVVVAVSALGNRLAGALAAVSAAVWFDFFHTEPYQSFHIQDRADAETAVLLLVVGLIVSQLAARGRTLKRVAVMDASHLERLHGTTRVARASTSSDDVVQQVRQELTEALELRACRFEYGVLTGRPPRLEADGSVTVPGWIWDLERQGWPDGEIELRAVVHGRYQGRFMLTPAAGAVPPPLESRLVAVDLAAQAAAALDDDVVSADRRP